One segment of Planctomycetota bacterium DNA contains the following:
- a CDS encoding phage tail tube protein: MATFILGKDAKLYHGAAGTTPTTEMSNVRDVTLTLEAGEADVTTRANQGWRATAPTLRECTCEFEMVWDPDDAGFTAIKNAFLASGLIALKILDKAGGQGPDGDFAITSFSRNEALEEAITVSVTAKLAVFRSWIEGT, from the coding sequence ATGGCGACGTTCATTCTGGGCAAGGACGCGAAACTCTACCACGGCGCTGCCGGCACGACGCCGACGACCGAGATGTCCAACGTGCGGGACGTGACGCTGACCCTCGAGGCGGGCGAAGCGGATGTCACCACCCGCGCCAACCAGGGCTGGCGGGCGACTGCCCCCACGCTCCGCGAGTGCACCTGCGAGTTCGAGATGGTTTGGGACCCCGACGACGCCGGATTCACCGCCATCAAGAACGCCTTCCTCGCGTCGGGGCTCATCGCGCTGAAGATCCTGGACAAGGCCGGCGGCCAGGGGCCCGACGGCGACTTTGCGATCACGTCGTTTTCCCGCAACGAGGCGCTGGAAGAGGCGATCACCGTCAGCGTGACGGCGAAGCTGGCCGTCTTCCGAAGCTGGATCGAGGGGACCTGA